atctattgagatgatcatatggtttttattcttcaatttgttaatatggtgtatcacattgattgatttgcgtatattgaagaatccttgcatccctggcataactcccacttgatcatggtgtatgatccttttaatgtgttgttggattctgtttgctagtattttgttgaggatttttgcatctatattcatcagtgatattggtctgtaattttcttttcttgtagtatctttgtcttgttttggtatcagggtgatggtggcctcatagaatgagtttgggagtgttccttcctctgcaagattttggaagagtttgagaaggatgggtgttagctcttctctaaatgtttgatagaattcacctgtgaaggcatctggtcctggacttttgtttgttggaagatttttaatcacagtttcaatttcattacttgtgattggtctggtcatattttctatttcttcctggttcagtcttggaaagttatacctttctaagaatttgtccatttcttccaggttgtccattttattgacatagagttgcttgtagtagtctcttaggatgctttgtgtttctgcggtgtctgttgtaacttctcctttttcatttctaattttattgacttgagtgctctccctctttttcttcatgagcctggctaatggtttatcaatgttgtttatcttctcaaagaaccagcttttagttttattgatctttgctagtgttttctttgtttctatttcatttatttctgatctgatctttatgatttctttccttctgctaactttgggttttgttttttcttctttctctagttcctttaggtttaaggttagattgttttttaaaaaattaattaattaattaattaatttatttttggctgcattgggtcttcgttgctgtgcgcaggctttctctagttgcagcgagtgggggctactctttgttgcggtgcacgggcttctcattgcggtggcttctcttgttgcggagcacgggctgtaggcgcgcaggcttcaatagttgtggctcgcaggctttagagcgccggctcagtagtggtggcgcacgggcttagttgctccgaggcatgtgggatcctcctggaccagggttcaaacctgtgtcccctgcattggcaggcagattcttaaccactggaccaccagggaagtcccggttagattgtttatttgagatttttcttgtttcttgaggtaggcttgtatagctataagctaccctcttagaactgcttttgctgcgttccataggttttggatcgtcgtgttttcatcgtcatttgtctctaggtaatttttgatttcctctttgatttcttcagtgatctcttggttatttagtaacgtattgtttagcctccatgtgtttgtgttttttacattttattccctgtaattcatttctaatctcatagggttgtggtcagaaaagatgcttgatatgatttcaattttcttaaatttactgaggcttgatttgcgacccaagatgttatctatcctggagaatgttccctgtgcacttgggaagaaagtgtaatctgctgtctttggatggaatgtcgtataaatatcaattaaatctgtctggtctattgtgtcatttaaagcttctgtttccttatttattttcattttggatgatctgtccattggtgtaagtgagctgttaaagtcccccactattattgtgttactgtcgatttcctcttttatagctgttagcagttgccttatgtattgaggtgctcctatgttgggtgcatatataattgttatatcttcttcttggattgatcccttgatcattatgtagtgtccttccttgtctcttgtaacagtctttattttaaagtctattttatctgatatgagtattgctactccagctttcttttgatttccatttgcatggaatatctttttccatcccctcactttcagtctgtatgtgtccctaggtctgaagtgggtctcttgtagacggcatatatatgggtcttgtttttgtatccattcagcaagcctgtgtcttttggttggagcatttaatccattcacgtttaaggtaattttgatatgtatgttcctatgaccattttcttaattgttttgggtttgtttttgtagatccttttcttgtcttgtgtttcccagttagagaagttcctttagcatttgttgtagagctggtttggtggtgctgaattctcttagcctttgcttgtctgtaaagcttttgatttcgccatcgaatctgaatgagatccttgccgggtagagtaatcttggttgtaggttcttcccttccatcactttaagtatatcatgccactcccttctggcttgtagagtttctgctgagaaatcagctgttaaccttatgggagttcccttgtatgttatttgtcatttttcccttgctgctttcaataatttttctttgtctttaatttttgccaatttgattactatgtgtctcggcgtgtttctccttgggtttatcctgtatgggactctctgcgcttcctggacttgggtggctatttcctttcccatgttagggaagttttcaactataatctcttcagatattttctctggtcctccctctctctcttctccttctgggacccctataatgcgaatgttgttgcgtttgatgttgtcccagaggtctcttaggctgtcttcatttcttttcattcttttttctttattctggtctgcagcagtgaattccaccattctgtcttccaggttacttatccgttcttctgcctgttattctgctattgattccttctagtttagttttcatttcagttattgtattgttcatctctgtttgtttgttctttaattcttctaggtctttgttaaacatttcttgcatcttctcaatctttgcctccattctttttccaaggtcctggatcaccttcactatcattattctgaattctttttctggaaggttgcctatctccacttaatttagttgtttttctggggttttatcttgttccttcatctggtacatagccctctgccttttcatcttgtctatctttctgtgaatgtggttttccttccacaggctgcaggactgtagttcttcttgcttctgctgtctgccctctggtggatgaggctatctaagaggcttgtgtaagtttcctgatgggagggactggtggtgggtcgTGATCACTTCTAATTCCAGCCCCGCGTCCAGAGATAACCTAATGTTACCATTTCACTGTGCGTGGTTCTAGCCATTTCAATGCACAATACGAATATGTATGCATAGCAACGTGCTGATGATTAGAACAGACTTGCCTGCGTTTGAATCCAGCTTCTCAAATTGATAGGTGTTTGATATCACCTAAATCATGGGTATGAGTATATTGGTagtataaattcctagaaatggcaTATTCACACtttgacattttattatttccaaatTGCTGTCAGTTGAGTTGGGACTGGTTTATAGTTTAAGCAGGTGTGTGGTATTTCCCCATATATGTGACCTTCTACTATGTTATCAGACTCTTGGATCTTTGCCATCCTCATGGATGGCAAATGGCAACTCACCgtagttttattttctgtctttttaggagtgatgttgagcctcttttcataattttaagggttgtattcatatcctttgctcatttttgaaaTTGGGTagttggtctttttcttcttagGGAGCTATAAAGGAAATTAATCTGTGGTATGAATTGCAAATGTTTCTACCAGTTTATTGTTTGACTCTTGGCTTTTGTTCTCATCCTGGCAGAAAGTTTTTTTATTGTTATGTGCTTGAAAgcattattttatagtttcttaGTTTTGTTTCTTATATAAAAGGCCTTTCTTCACTCCAGCATTATAAAAAGACAGtcccatgcctttttttttttttagtatttttatgattttttttttttttttttaacacaacgATTTATCTGGAATTCATTTCGGTGCAAGGTATGTGGTAGGActccaacttaattttttttggattGCTGCCCAGTTgtttcagcatcatttattgaataaaccatcttttctccattgttttgaAATGTCAGTTTTATCACATACTGAATTTCTGCTTATATTTGCGTCTTTAGCTGTACTTTGTAGTCTCTTCCACTGATTTGTCTTTTACTGTGCTATATCACATGTTTTTAAGTATCGTGTTATAATATGTTTTAGTATCTGGTAGGTCTGGTCCCCCCCATACAATACCCTTCtatgttattattttcttaacttgctttcttatttttccacAGCAAATTCAGGAGCATGCACACGTGTGTAATCACATACTTTCATCAGAAACGCATTAAATATATGGATTAATTTGGGGATAATTGGTACCCTTGTGATGTTGCATCTTCCTAGCCAGGAATATGGCGTTGCTCCATGTATTCAGGTCTTTTGTAGTGTTTCTTGGCAGcactttaaagttttctttatacagatgtttatatttttgtctgTAGTAGCAGATGACCTCCTAGTCTCAGTGGCTTGtgacaacaaaggtttatttctcaatCATGTTACATGCTGCCTGTTGGGGTCAGCAGCTGCCCCGCTTCTGCTTTGTATGTCCTATCATCCGGGAACTAGGCTGAAGGAGCAGCCCCTGTCTGGGACATGCTGTTCTCATGACCAAGTGTGGAGAGCAAGAGAGGGCTGTTGGAAACATGTAGTGACTCGTTGCGTTTTTGCTCAGAATCCATTGGCCACAGCAAGTCACATGGGCAAGCCCCACATCAGTGCCTGGGGATACATGTTCTCATCCCACAGGAGGTATTGCAAGTCATGTGGTAAGGGGCAGGGCTGTATAGCATGGGGACAGGGGGGTTTGGGGGTAGCTTGACTAACAGAACAACCTGCCACAATCTTGttaaaaaagtcagataatacaGAAGCAtagtaagaaaaaagtaaaagttctCTCTCACCAGTCACCTTAGATCTCACTGCCTAGAGACAACCACTGTTAACAGTTTACCTATTTTTCTATGGACATACAAATGTACATGcacatatacaaatatctgtaaatatttatacatggaCATACAGTTCTTTTTCTAAAAACTGAAGGATCATACCATGATACCGTTCtgcattttgccttttttttttttgacctaatATGTTTGGACATTTTTCATGGCAGGGAACATATAGCTGCTTCATTCTTTCTAAGAGTCGCTTTGTTTTCCTTTGAGTAGATGAATCTGAATTTATTTCACACATCTCCTAAACATTGGGCCTTTGCGTGGCCCTTTAATTTGCAAACCGAGCTGCCTTGGACATGGTTGCGTGTAGACCACGCTGACCTGTGTGAGTGTCACTGTGGTGTCGATGGAGCCAGCTTTAGACAGATGTGCGCTGGCCCATAATCCCTCGCTCATCCTTGGTCGCCTCCACATTCACCCCACCTCAGGTCCAAAAGGCGTGATCAACGACTGGCGCCGCTTCAAACAGCTGGAGACTGAGCAGCGGGAGGAGCAGTGCCGGGAGATGGAGAGGCTGATCAAGAAGCTGTCCGTGAGCTGCAGGTCCCATCTGGACGAAGAGGAGGAGCAGTGGAAGCAGAAGGGCCTCCAGGAGAAGATCAGCGGGAAGGTAATCGGAAGTGCCCAGGCCTTTCTCAGAGGCTACCCTGGCTGCTGGGGTTCGTGATTCAAGAGGCGGAGGGGTTTGACTTGGCCTCCAAGAAGCGGTGCAGGGCTtcattggtggcgcagtggttaagaatctgcctgccaatgcacacgggttcgagccctggtccgggaagatcccacacgccgcagagcaactaagcccgtgcgccacaactactgagcccatgtgccacaactgctgaagccctcgtgcctagagcctgtgttccgcaacaagagaagccaccaccatcagaagcccgcgcaccgcagtgaagagtagcccccactcactgcaactagagaaagctgtgcagcaacaaagactcagtgcagccaaaaataaataaataaataaataaaataaattttagaaaagataTTAAGAAGCAGTGCAGTGCAGGAGAAAGTGCAGTCATGTCATAGCTTGGCcacacctgggtttgaatctcagctgtgCCACTAGTAACTGTGAGGATGTCTCTTCCACTCTGACTCTGGTTTGTCGTTGGTTAAATGAGGTCAGTCTCTCTACCTCCCAGGGCTGTGGATACAGTGCCCATCACAGGCCGGTTGAAAgtgctcaggggcttccctggtggcgcagtggttgagaatctgcctgctaatgcaggggacacgggttcgagccctggtctgggaggatcccacatgccacggagcaactaggcccgtgagccacaactactgagcctgcgcgtctggagcctgtgctctgcaacaagagaggccacgatagtgagaggcccgcgcaccgcaatgaagagtggcccccgcttgccgcaactagagaaagccctagcacagaaacgaagacccaacatagcaatcaatcaatcaaaaaaaaaaaaaaaaaatctttaaaaaaaaaagaaagtgctcaGGAAATGTGAGTTTCCTGTCCTTTCTCGAGGTCTTACCTTGAGCCAGAAATAAACCTCAGAGATCAGGagatattatcctcattttacagatggtgaaacCAAAGCTGAGAGGTGGGAGGGGACTTGCTCAGGGCAGTGCCATTAAGAAATACTAATAGGAACTAGGATTCTAACCCAGATTTTCCTGTTCTTTCCATGATGTTGTTCTGTTTCACCTGAAGCCTATTGATGAGAATTTATTTTAGTGAAGCAATACAGTAGAAGCAGGCAGACACTGTGGAAGATATTTGGAACTAGGTCCCTGACTCTCTCTTACCTTCCCAAAGGTTCTTCAAAAGGATCCTTTATTCCCCACCATGCTCTCTGACCACGGATGGCTGTCTAGAAGTGCCTGAGATCATTTGGCTGTGGCCCAAAGCAGCTCTTGGCTGGAAATACCCGCCGGGGTCGGGGAGCAGACAAGAGGATTAAGTGAGGAGTTTACCTTGACCAGGAGGATGATTTCAgggcattagactcaagcaagaCCATAACAGGTCAGAAAGAACCGCTCTGGTGAGGGAGCAGTGAGAGGGGAAGAAGAACGGCGCTGGCTGTGATGCAGTAACAACACGTGTCCTGATCTGGTGTGGCCTCCCAACCGCCACCCTCTCATCTGTGCCAGGGTAGGCAGAGCTGGGCTTCATCACAGGAGCAGGGATGTCTTGCTACACCAGGGCAGGAGAGGGAAAATGCTTTTGTAATGGAAGCTGGCTTCAGGACAACATGCCCACGGCTCACAGCGCTTCCTTGTGCTGCGGTGGAGACGAGACAAAGCCACACAGCACATGATCACATGAGACAGTCCTGCTGGGTTGTTGCAGTGAGACAGAACTGGAAACTGCCTGAATGCCAGAAGTAGGGGAGTGGCTAAGCAAAATAGGGCACATTATGTATCATTTTATAAAACATGTTTGGAAGCATGAGGAATAATTTATGATATAATAGCGCTAAGTGGCAAAAGCAGGCTATAGCTTAATTGGTACACCCACAGCTGCTGTTATAAAAGCAGAAATGGTTTTAGCATGTGACTGGtaataaaaagaagaatagaTTTTTAGAATGTGTGTGGCTGTATGTTTTGGCGTGGGGGGCAAGGAGGGTGGTGCAGGGCAGGGATTATGAGTGTTCAAGTTCCTTAATGTCCtgttgtcttttcaacaaaaacaaaacggtGGATAAAATAATTAATCCATTGTCAGGACTGACCAAAAGACAAAAGCTGACGAAGTGATGTTATCTGATGCTGCCTGTCTGGATGGAGAGGCGCTATGACACAGTAGTTGAAagcttgggtttttaaaaaaatctagtttgAATCCTGGTCTTATACTTGCTACCTATGTGAACTTATACAGATAATCTCAAGTCTCAGaacctcatttgtaaagtgggggtAATAAAAGTCCCTTCCCGATGGGGTTATCAGAAGATTTCAGTGAGGTATAACGCATCTAGAGTATTAGCGTGGCGCCTCATACATCTTGTGTCACCCATGTCACTGTTGGGTTTATGTTTCTCACGCTCACTTGCTGGTCCTCCCGCAGATGACTCTGAAGGACTTTGCCATGATGAATGAGGACCAAGACGACGAGGAGTTCCTGCAGCAGTATCGGAAGCAGAGGATGGAAGAGATGCGACAGCAGCTCCACCAGGGGCCCCAGTTCAAGCAGGTTTTTGAAATCCCCAGTGGAGAAGGATTTCTGGACATGATTGACAAGGAGCAGAAGAGCACCCTCATCATGGTCCATATTTACGAGGACGGCATCCCGGGGACCGAAGCCATGAACGGTTGCATGATCTGCCTGGCCTCGGAGTACCCAGCCGTCAAGTTCTGCCGGGTGAAGAGCTCGGTGATCGGGGCCAGCAGTCGCTTCACCAGGAACGCCCTTCCCGCCCTGCTCATCTACAAGGGGGGCGAGCTGATAGGCAATTTTGTCCGCGTCACTGACCAGCTGGGGGAAGATTTCTTTGCGGTGGACCTTGAAGCTTTCCTCCAGGAGTTTGGATTGCTCCCAGAAAAGGAAGTCTTGTTGCTAACCTCCGTGCGTAACTCGGCCACCTGCCACAGCGAGGATAGCGATTTGGAAATAGATTGAATGGCTGGGCTGGTGGCATAAATTTCTCATTGTTTGGGCTGGAAGACACACATCCGTGTGTTTATTTTCgttcttttctgtgtcttctgGCTTTTCTGCTGTTCTTTGTAGTCCCTTTTATGATATGTCAAGTCAAGAAATTCTTCTATCAAATCAGAATGCTGAATCACCTTGTGGCTATCCATAAAGTGACCTAACATTGTATAAACAGGAAGCCAGGCTTTTGAACTGTTTACTTAAGATTCTCTAGCATGACATCTCTGTTATGGTTTCCAGTCAGTATTTACATAGCATCCTGAAGACAGTGTCCTGGAAATTGTCTTCAGATGATCTCAGAGGTCTCTGCCAGGTCCAGGAATATAATTCTATAGTTAGTGTGTTATTTGCAACATAAGTAATACATTTCCTTCATCAAATGAttgtaaattatatttacttATAATCAGACTCATAGTCTTAGAAGGCAGTTAAATTTTTTCCCCCTAGACCGTATTCTCTCCCAGGGTCTTGTTTAAAGGTTCCAGACCATGTATGTTTGCCCCATCAAGAGGGGGGTGACCTTTGTCGCCAGAGTCGATATCCTGCTCAAGCATTATTAAGTCTACGATAGAGGAAGGATCGAGATGGACTGCCCTCTTGATGCTGAAAGACCAGCTTGGCTTGAAAATTAGAGCTGAGATAGAGCTGGGAAGCCTTTTTAAAGGAAGATCTTTCAATTAAGATACCCCTGCtcatctttttctctgtttcttttttatttaacaagGTAATTTTTTGGTTTCATGTAGCTTTTGTTAAAACTATTTTGCATACTGGAAAAGTTAATATTCAATAGaatacagaagcaaaaataagaaaattagaatAATCTCTAATCCTGCCACCTAGGGTAAaacactattaatattttgggATATTTCTTTCCAAGGTGTTTTCTTTGTGTATacagacattttgtttgcttattaAACACAACAGTGGGATCATTCTGAACATACTGTTTTATAGTATGGTCAGCTAATATAGCAAACGTTTTTCCATGTTATTAAATACTGCTTTACAACATTTTAAAGTGGCTATTTATACCGTTGTATAGGTGTGCTGTAATTTGCTTGGTGGTTGTCTCTTGAAAACAGCAAAGACtttttattacaaaagtaattgatgttcattgtagaaaatgtaacaaaaattGTTAAGCTAAAAAGATTTAAAAGCCTTACAATTCCACCAACCAAAAATAATCCCTGTTAATCACTTTTACAGGTATCTTTCTGGTCTTCTTTCTGTGTGTTTATAATAATGATTGTCTTTTGAGTTTTTTCCTCacgttttttactttaaaatatgtacattgtAGGGCGAGGGAAAATGTAATCTGTAATTAAATGTTAGCTTTAAAGTTCAGTTTTGCTTTTCCTGGCTATTTAGGAATTGACTAACTGTAAGAAGGGTCATGACAGTATCTCTTATAGTTAATCAACAAAAAGAAAGTGCatggttttttaattaaaaaagctcATTGTATggttttttaattagaaaagctCATTGTAGAAAGTGTGTGGAAAGTATAGAAAATTATTAGAGGCAGAGACGACTGTtgtctgttttaattttcttccagttttttcaatatttttaatacattgagAGCTTATTGAATTAGTTCtgtgttttgtttaatttaatattatatcATAAATGCTTTGACATgttataaaaattctaaataaataatttttaacggCCTGATAATATTCCATCACTTGGATATGCCATACTTTATTTAACCAGACCCTTAATATTGGATATTTAGATTCCTAGCTTTTTGCTAAAACACTTTGTATTTTGGGGTATATTTTGGATCATTCTCTTAGTATAGATTTCTAGAAGAGGAATTATTGGGTAATGgacagaaacattttaaaagcttttacaagCCATCTACTGGTTCTCATTGGAGATgaaaatatattgatattatGGTCTCCCAGAACCTTGACTTCGCCTTTCAAGAGCAGAAATTCTAGGATAAAGTGAACAGACATGGAATGGGGAAATCTTAGAGTGTTAAATCTCCAACTCAGGGGTAGTGCAAACAGcacgggctttggagtcagatcaaATACTGTCTGTTTCTCACTGATGGTGGAGCTTCCGCTGAGGCACCTAGCCTTCCTGAAACTCAGTTTCCTTGCCTTGGCAATGGGAACAACAGTACTTCATGGGTTGTTCAGTGGTTCGCCATGTGTGGTTCAAGAACAGCAGCATGAGATACActggggaacttgttagaaatgcaaagtcTCAGGcttcatcccagacctactgcatCAGAAATTCTGGGAGTGGCTCAGCACACTTTTCACAAGCCCTCTAAGTGATTCTGAGGCTGGTTCAAGTTTGAGCATCACCAACCTGTGGGCTGAGGTGAGTGACAGCAGCTCTCACAAAACAAGGGCTCACTGctattggtttccttttttttttttttaaactttttgggtttatttaatttatttatttatttatttatttatggctgtgttgggtcttcgttcctgtgcgagggctttctctagttgtggcaagtgggggccactcttcattgcggtgcgcgggcctctcactatcgcggcctctcttgttgcggagcacaggctccagacgcgcaggctcagtagttgtggctcacgggcctagttgctccgtggcatgtgggatcttcccagaccagggctcgaacccgtgtcccctgcattggcaggcagattctcaaccactgcgccaccagggaagcccctcctttttTATTTGAGTAAGGGAAGGGAGGAGTTAAAAATAGGACAGCATTCAGATCACTTCCTCTTTGTCTACCTCCTTTTTGGTCATAGACTTGGGGGAGGGAACAAGAAACTAATATTTGTCTATTACAAACTGTCTCAGTAGTTTTCCAGATTTCACTTTCCTCTGGAATGAAAGTTCCATGAAGGCATggactttattttcctccatgtGTATGGTATAACTTCTATTCACGCTGGGAATAGGCTGACATTTACAGTTTTGTGGGCAAGATACCTGAACTCCTccatacctcagtttcctcatccgagGAGTGGGGATGAGTAACATAAGTCAATTCATGTAAAATACCTAGAACACAGCCTTCAAATaagtgctgtttttatttttaaaaatatttatttttttggctgcacttggtcttagttgcggcacaagggatctttagttgtggcatgcgggatctatctagttcactgaccagggatcggacctgggccccctgcattgggagcgcagagtcttaactgctggaccaccagggaagtcccttttttttttttttttttttttaaataagtgctgTTTTTATCATCCCCAGTGCCCACAACTGGGCTTGGTGCTTGGTAAGAATTATTGAGTGTTTAATAATGAACATATGGGCTCATTGAAGGCCACATCCTTTCAAGGTAAGAAGTAGTAAATtttcaaagatgaagaaactaagacttAGCAGAGTTAGGTAACTATTCCAAGTTGCATAGCTAGTGGGCAGGGCAGGGTTTAAAATCAGGTCTGTGTAGTTCCAAAATTTGTACTATTTCCATGATGCATGCTAGTTCTTGGTGGAGAAAGCACAATGATCAAATGTCAATAGAATGATCAATTAGAAAAAAGGTAGTGGAGAGAACAGGTTGGAAGAGGAAAAACAGGGAGAGAAttttaagaagagagaaaaaggagtgaAGCTGGGTGGAGACCTGGGTCTCCTAGGCTGGCC
The window above is part of the Eubalaena glacialis isolate mEubGla1 chromosome 9, mEubGla1.1.hap2.+ XY, whole genome shotgun sequence genome. Proteins encoded here:
- the PDCL gene encoding phosducin-like protein, with amino-acid sequence MTTLDDKLLGEKLQYYYSSSEDEESDHEDKDRSRGALAGSSMPADAELAGEGISVNTGPKGVINDWRRFKQLETEQREEQCREMERLIKKLSVSCRSHLDEEEEQWKQKGLQEKISGKMTLKDFAMMNEDQDDEEFLQQYRKQRMEEMRQQLHQGPQFKQVFEIPSGEGFLDMIDKEQKSTLIMVHIYEDGIPGTEAMNGCMICLASEYPAVKFCRVKSSVIGASSRFTRNALPALLIYKGGELIGNFVRVTDQLGEDFFAVDLEAFLQEFGLLPEKEVLLLTSVRNSATCHSEDSDLEID